In Besnoitia besnoiti strain Bb-Ger1 chromosome IX, whole genome shotgun sequence, a single genomic region encodes these proteins:
- a CDS encoding parasite porphobilinogen synthase PBGS (encoded by transcript BESB_013020), producing the protein MSAPAAIFPGRFHVTLSLVCVTPLLLALLFSCISADALLHSSSSVSSVFSASSIRPVSTHSTLQYTVPKNGPSSQLSSVSEFSSASASASPLWSEAGVGKHSRRPVQSRSAAPAFLVASPLAASRPVESAHGSKGTASQEQLRGVDKVRELFAGGAKPAAFTLQATTSSLGRRLASSLRLARSDPEIQELASSPKTRPNKFASSSSCRSSSSPSCSSRAGALSPNVFASSFAAARKRLPRVGRADSRVGALGAGPAGKGAPSGGAKGPSRSGGQQRGQRGSVRGRLEEEDDEFEEDEDEDDEEFDEDDDDEDYEDGDEDGEYGEDEEYDPMTPRGPLDNNNYGEVWLPIQARPRRNRKNRAVRQLVQENLVKPSSLIYPLFVHDKETSVPIASMPGQRRLSMADLLKEVGEARSYGVKAFMLFPKVEDELKTVMAEESYNPDGIMPRAIMALKEAYPDILVLADVALDPYSSTGHDGVVDEETGKVVNDLTVYQLCKQALALARAGADMVCPSDMMDGRVSAIRESLDMEGCTDTSILAYSCKYASSFYGPFRDALDSHVAGGSDKKTYQMDPSNSREAEREAEADALEGADMLMVKPGLPYLDILAKIREKSKLPMVTYHVSGEYSMLKAAAEKGYIDEKAVVLEVLKSFRRAGADAIATYYAKEAAKWMAEDVKGDQKFTEPSY; encoded by the exons ATGTCGGCTCCCGCGGCAATCTTCCCCGGCCGCTTTCATGTCActctttctctcgtctgcgtcacgccgctcctgctcgcgctgctttTTTCCTGCATATCCGCTGACGCGCTTCTCCACTCGTCCTCGTCTGTAAGCTCTGTTTTCTCGGCCTCTTCTATTCGCCCCGTTTCTACACACAGCACACTGCAGTATACGGTCCCCAAAAACGGCCCCTCGTCTCAGCTGTCCAGCGTCTCCGAATTCTCGTCTGCAAGtgcttccgcctctcctctctggagCGAGGCTGGCGTCGGCAAACACAGCCGGCGACCTGTGCaaagccgcagcgcggctccCGCCTTTCtagtcgcctcgccgctcgctgcctcaAGACCCGTGGAGAGCGCGCACGGGTCCAAAGGCACAGCGAGTCAAGAACAACTAAGGGGAGTTGACAAG GTGCGAGAGCTCTTCGCAGGAGGCGCCAAGCCCGCCGCATTTACCCTCCAGGCGACCACCTCCAGCCTCGGACGGCGGCTTGCGTCGTCTCTCCGACTCGCGCGGTCGGACCCCGAGATTCAAGAACTTGCTTCGTCGCCG aaaacgaggccGAACAAgttcgcgtcttcgtcttcgtgtcgttcttcctcgtcccCGTCGTGTTCCTCGCGTGCTGGCGCTCTGTCGCCTAACGTCTTTGCTTcttccttcgcggcggctcgcaAGCGGTTGCCTCGTGTGGGGCGCGCCGACAGCCGCGTCGGAGCCTTAGGCGCGGGCCCCGCGGGCAAGGGGGCACCTTCGGGTGGGGCAAAGGGCCCgtcccgcagcggcggccagcagcgcgggcagcggggATCCGTTCGCGGCaggctggaggaggaggacgacgaattcgaggaggacgaagacgaagatgaCGAGGAGTTCGACGAAGACGATGACGACGAAGACTATGAGGATGGAGACGAGGATGGGGAGtacggcgaagacgaagaataTGATCCGATGACTCCTCGTGGACCACTGGATAACAACAACTACGGCGAGGTCTGGCTCCCCATTCAGGCGCGCCCACGCAGAAACCGAAAAAACCGGGCCGTTCGACAGCTTGTCCAAGAGAACCTGGTGAAGCCATCGAGCCTGATCTATCCCCTCTTCGTTCATGACAAA GAAACGAGCGTGCCGATTGCCTCTATGCCTGGGCAGCGGCGTTTGAGTATGGCAGACCTCCTCAAAGAAGttggcgaggcgcggagctaTGGAGTAAAAGCTTTTATGCTCTTCCCCAAGGTTGAAGACGAACTCAAAACAGTCATGG CGGAGGAGAGTTACAACCCTGATGGAATCATGCCTCGCGCCATCATGGCCCTGAAGGAAGCCTACCCCGACATCCTGGTTCTCGCCGACGTCGCCCTCGATCCGTACAGCAGCACCGGGCACGATGGAGTGGTAGATGAAGAGACTGGCAAGGTTGTGAACGACCTGACGGTCTACCAACTCTGCAAGCAA GCGTTAGCTCTGGCGCGAGCTGGTGCAGATATGGTCTGCCCGAGTGACATGATGGATGGGCGTGTGTCTGCGATCCGAGAGTCCCTCGATATGGAAGGCTGCACCGACACTAGCATCCTCGCTTACTCATGCAAGTATGCGTCGTCGTTCTACGGCCCGTTCCGCGACGCTCTGGACTCGCATGTGGCCGGCGGCTCTGACAAGAAGACGTACCAAATGGACCCTTCGAATTCTCGAGAAGctgagcgagaggcggaggcag ATGCTCTTGAAGGCGCTGACATGCTCATGGTGAAGCCGGGGTTGCCGTACTTAGATATTCTGGCAAAGATTCGTGAGAAGTCGAAGCTGCCGATGGTCACCTACCACGTCTCCGGAGAGTACTCCATGttgaaggccgccgcggagaagggctACATCGACGAGAAAGCAGTTGTGCTGGAGGTTCTCAAGAGCttcaggcgcgcgggcgccgacgcgatCGCCACGTACTACGCGAAAGAAGCAGCCAAGTGGATGGCGGAGGATGTGAAGGGCGACCAGAAGTTTACAGAACCAAGTTACTAA
- a CDS encoding hypothetical protein (encoded by transcript BESB_013010): MAADSPMSLDMRECSRHSRPSSRRPSRLSGRGSTTCTLPRPGNASDGMSALMGKPVRVNPFAGNSGISQPNPFLAMLVSEGMTHLDAMSEEVTRCVSPSRPSLEGSTSRTTSSVSTPASPRFLHPHYNSGSAFAGSGGLDPMPSAGPSKRRRSIQVDGRDHVASSCSDFSPSSSGSAAASGSCGLSSSSASPLPFAPFWQAEGEEPITPAAGSLPSISVTTLDAGGAGGESLGAKQDCGSAGSGGASLSKEEKKSSPIVYIDSGCYSPCYHTSMTAPPPALSLATLPTHSLDGDREARRRRKACMSVLRSVQSSLQSSLQSSPDNSPHLGPRPEPQGASSLQTSATAAPPPPPAVRQPFFPSVFQSPAPSAAASASLTPSWGKARVRGAGVVSTGAPRRSSDGDVQQRRSDGEMEDASAMPSLCHPGTAGARDASTPFAPSPASQTLSPLHVRLRPEWFSPCTLATLIGASVHAYDEIRAAYPPPEPPPRTCVISLPAFYSQLPPHLLKGAVLLDAEAPALGTSSSLYAIECSQCLVGKSGGEGGWCGAGHGQATLQSANAASGEGTAAGSDRRPHLPAHLHGEFDIIICETRTVTVAALDAIAACIRALCRQRVPPIGAASGTGGQAWGSVDAAAEALSGLSLVGAGSAKSCKDASSCLPCSARVIMLSTCLLAPVVEDLLGLRQCAFQPYIPSSALSSLQLQCIYSNFTTFPGLQRHNNVDFSTRVRVKSSSRAAPSGGASRDSSRQRSRSGDIPRAQGFGGEQVLGSDAMIARALVLQSEEELQASLRGQESGTLALYDDSTEAQSLEARQESERQEARLLSTFNDLHLQGSPMAEATASRLAASNGQRTMAETGAYASLGFAANSILPPSLQKAQQARDGTTQAQTDHSSAGHGKACRGITMRSADDPGDDEIDYELECGSHFGMIAHEI; encoded by the coding sequence ATGGCAGCGGATTCTCCTATGTCTCTCGATATGAGAGAGTGCTCGCGCCACAGCAGGCCGTCGAgtcggcggccgtcgcggctctcggGTCGGGGATCTACAACCTGTACGCTTCCTCGCCCCGGAAACGCGTCGGATGGGATGTCGGCTTTGATGGGGAAGCCCGTGCGAGTGAACCCCTTTGCAGGTAACTCGGGAATCAGTCAGCCGAATCCTTTCCTGGCGATGCTTGTGTCGGAGGGCATGACACACCTCGACGCGATGTCTGAAGAGGTGACCAGGTGTGTGTCCCCGTCCCGCCCCTCTCTGGAAGGCTCCACCAGTCGCACGACTTCCTCTGTGTCGacccctgcgtctcctcggttTCTTCATCCACACTACAACTCGGGAAGCGCCTTTGCTggaagcggcggcctcgatCCAATGCCGAGCGCAGGGCCCTccaagaggcggcgcagcattCAGGTCGATGGGAGGGACCACGTGGCCTCCAGCTGCTCGgacttctctccctcttcatCTGGtagcgcagctgcgtctggaTCTTGcggtctttcttcttcgtccgcgtctcctctgccgtTCGCCCCCTTCTGGcaagcggaaggcgaggagccTATAACCCCAGCTGCTGGCTCCCTGCCTTCCATCTCCGTCACGACGCTTGACGCGGGGGGTGCAGGGGGAGAGAGTCTAGGAGCCAAGCAGGACTGCGGGAGCgcgggaagcggcggcgcgtcacTGTccaaggaggagaagaaatcGTCCCCGATCGTGTACATCGACAGCGGCTGTTACTCGCCCTGTTACCACACCTCCAtgactgcgccgcctcccgcgctctctctcgcgactCTGCCTACGCACTCGCTCGACGGAGACCGTGAAGctcgaaggcggagaaaggCGTGTATGTCTGTGCTGCGGTCGGTCCAGTCGTCGCTCCAGTCGTCGCTCCAGTCCTCTCCAGACAACTCGCCGCATCTCGGCCCTCGGCCAGAGCCTCAAGGCGCATCTTCGCTTCAGACTTCCGCgaccgctgcgccgccgccgccgcccgcagtTCGCCAGCCGTTCTTCCCGTCGGTGTTTCAGAGccccgcgccgagcgcggccgcctcagcgTCGCTGACGCCCTCGTGGGGGAAGGCGCGAGtacgcggcgcaggcgtcgtctCCACTGGggccccgcggcgctccagtGACGGCGACGTCCAGCAGAGGAGGTCTGACGGAGAGATGGAAGACGCGTCTGCGATGCCCTCTCTGTGCCATCCAGGGACGGCAGGTGCGAGAGACGCCTCGACGCCtttcgcgccctcgccagccagccagacgctgtctccgctgcacgTCCGGCTGCGGCCCGAGTGGTTTTCGCCCTGCACACTGGCGACGCTCATCGGTGCGAGCGTCCACGCATACGACGAAATCCGCGCCGCCTACCCGCCACCcgagccgcctccgcgcacgTGCGTCATCTCGCTGCCTGCGTTCTATAGCCAGCTACCGCCCCACCTGCTCAAaggcgccgtcctcctcgacgccgaggcgccggcgctgggcACATCTTCCTCCCTCTACGCCATCGAATGCTCGCAGTGCCTCGTAGGGAAGTCCGGAGGCGAAGGTGGGTGGTGTGGCGCCGGCCATGGGCAGGCGACTCTGCAGTCGGCGAACGCAGCCTCTGGAGAGGGAACCGCCGCCGGAAGCGACCGCCGACCCCACCTGCCTGCGCACCTTCATGGCGAGTTTGACATCATTATCTGTGAAACGAGAACTGTGACCGTTGCGGCGCTGGATGCTATTGCCGCATGCATCCGAGCGCTTTGTCGGCAGAGAGTGCCCCCTATTGGGGCTGCAAGCGGCACAGGCGGCCAAGCGTGGGGCAgcgtcgacgccgctgccgaggCACTCAGTGGGTTGTCCCTGGTGGGCGCTGGAAGCGCGAAGTCATGTAAAGACGCATCGTCCTGCCTTCCGTGTTCTGCTCGCGTGATCATGCTCTCCACGTGTCTTCTGGCGCCAGTGGTAGAAGACCTCTTGGGCCTGCGGCAGTGTGCGTTTCAGCCGTACATTCCGTCCTcggctctctcctcgcttcaGCTGCAGTGCATTTACAGCAACTTCACGACGTTCCCGGgtctgcagagacacaaCAACGTCGATTTCTCCACGCGCGTGAGAGTCAAATCgagctcgcgggcggcgccctctggcGGGGCTTCCAGGGACTCCTCCCGGCAGCGGTCGCGGTCAGGAGACATTCCGAGGGCGCAGGGCTTTGGCGGAGAACAGGTGCTCGGCAGCGACGCAATGATCGCCCGCGCACTCGTCCTCCAGTCTGAGGAAGAGCTTCAAGCGTCTCTGCGGGGTCAGGAGAGCGGGACTTTAGCCCTCTACGACGACTCCACGGAGGCCCAGTCGCTTGAAGCCCGGCAGGAGTCCGAGAGGCAGGAAGCGCGCCTGCTGTCCACCTTCAACGACCTCCACTTGCAGGGCTCGCCGATGGCAGAGGCCACTGCatcgcgcctcgctgcgtcaAACGGGCAGCGAACGATGGCGGAGACCGGTGCTTATGCCTCGCTTGGCTTCGCCGCCAACAGTATCCTGCCACCGTCTCTTCAGAAAGCCCAACAAGCACGCGACgggacgacgcaggcgcaaACAGACCACTCGAGCGCGGGCCATGGAAAGGCCTGCAGAGGAATCACCATGCGGTCCGCCGACGATCCTGGCGATGACGAGATCGACTATGAACTAGAATGCGGGAGCCACTTTGGCATGATCGCCCATGAAATATAA
- a CDS encoding hypothetical protein (encoded by transcript BESB_013030) has product MPGVAPLRNGPLANDILSFSLLQVDTFARQNGKAWIQIRPRPPPQPGPAVRRVGLDPRSTFSYTGACSSSLSAACATGVSPSSESPLSASLSAPGVAGSLDASLPSHPYAVKGRLDNGLEYFLLPHAFPAGSLEVHMEVHAGSTCEGERERGIAHLCEHITYMGSRKREALIRQQAETNAYTDFHHTVFFAAWRGGEEEGEQDALANANRSALSHARGAHHLNTEEKLTLALEAMREVLEAPTQFTSERLNRERSAVISEASLVNTISYRKEQMLLSLLHAETILPSRFPIGRLEQIKSWKVEDAKRFHARCYRPDNVALYVVGDIGGARAESLVRDLLGPVQPKKDQEPTWFKFNDLWKNSVRKVSAWFPPLAHRWRQPSSSSLQPSSDSSASASAASEDASSAPSGATPPSSPVSGASPTCSPSLFSSRELHVWKHPLIQQFSLVFLLKKPLQPLKTVRDYKRLILRKLVLQALSLRLSAATRERGAKIHQIDLCEVNSIKEGCRVLSLEVQAEQRGDEWKDAISTAVQQVRRMARYGLSVSELRSLLSTYNINLRRLRLSQLSSADMVRVVMETAACHHTLLHLEEEKRIAMQLLGLPGCDGAASPAAGEASGSPPSPAGDASVGGGDYGAGPSAREAELLQALNEEARDLCEWIEIRPDEAQSGPDVVLAFMHGPAASEPPSAGEREGDSGSLEKEQKNDGADASGAAGETATCRDIVVHRAADPETPGEAREAKGVTEEKEKNRESESATDAHDEPVIPLTKEEIAAAISHAVQEDIQPPTEDIQGPDRLMRAEESEALFRQLSQSGKSAEEAQHAVETQDGSESAVSLAVQEARAVEVLRSNVAGDNEGALGEFSAFLHNNSMRVKSLRNKIKFNAKVADDEKGTAIIRLLLPGGRMSAGVDAVALAALRVEAREGPSGRRVADAETQGSEGGHEDETSGGKRVPDEIYSILEARSRWGAALVVGARTMMEGGALGGFSRQQIESFCQRNLIGVSIDCLDEFFSIEISVPTNVGRDFPGPAGGPIESAFQLLRLILSSFTFEEDAFERARHQVLLDHEHYTKDLSAYSMGELVVEMSGKDARFLSLRPQVIKSLKFADVAKVVQSHFRNQLKAGKMEVNVVGDISLKNTEALADAYLGTLQTVPEYTTAEAQRRPEAVVGNDFPAAAANHEDAERQRDERATDGDAATPSTATQSGDKQDVPLKDGSLLAVSPFLPLQQRYASSLLPGDFPSGDETQKNTEEGSEQPAGATPKGKKRVRVHIIDSDERAVIHLAGYAPNRWGVLPSGALAWSSSRPVSLPASPSHSSFSSFHAQPLLPAGLAKGFWGNAEAEGEQGRSMLATDNDLSRDPRRHPAFGRVALWLLQEMVSKRMFSVLREEHRLTYDATFDFLSFEILRGGLFVVTVHTEPRLVEAVLQVARMALRDLATIRPLQSYQLESAKKQIISRHAHDRKLARYWMELLVGLQLDDLPRKNLAYIRDLTAVVESVTLEDLQEIFESFGLRDGDLWEGVGTSGPVPPGHFIGGKKGEKKRISLASPLKR; this is encoded by the exons ATGCCTGGTGTCGCCCCGCTCCGCAATGGTCCTCTTGCAAATGACATCCtttctttttcgcttttGCAGGTTGACACATTCGCCCGACAGAATGGCAAGGCGTGGATACAAATacggccgcgccctccgccgcagcctggtCCCGCCGTAAGGCGCGTCGGCCTCGACCCACGTTCCACGTTTTCGTACACGGGCGCTTGTtcatcctctctctctgccgcctgcgccaccggcgtgtctccgtcttccgagtctccgctttcggcgtctctttctgcgcCCGGCGTCGCGGGGTCGCTGGATGCCTCCCTGCCGTCTCACCCTTACGCAGTGAAGGGCCGACTGGACAATGGCCTCGAGTATTTTCTTCTGCCCCACGCGTTCCCCGCGGGCTCGCTGGAAGTGCACATGGAAGTGCATGCGGGCAGCAcatgcgaaggcgagcgcgagcgcggcattGCGCACCTGTGCGAGCACATCACCTACATGGGAAGCagaaagcgcgaggcgctcatTCGCCAGCAGGCCGAAACGAATGCATACACGGATTTCCATCAtaccgtcttcttcgctgcgtggcgaggcggggaggaggaaggcgagcaggACGCCCTGGCGAACGCGAATCGGAGCGCTCTGAGCCACGCCAGAGGTGCTCACCACCTGAACACGGAGGAAAAACTGACGttggcgctggaggcgatGCGGGAAGTCCTTGAG GCCCCCACCCAATTCACCTCCGAACGCCTCAACAGAGAGCGGTCGGCGGTCATCTCCGAGGCGTCTCTGGTCAACACGATTTCGTATCGGAAGGAGCAGATGCTTCTGTCTTTGCTGCACGCGGAAACCATTCTTCCATCGCGGTTCCCAATCGGCCGCCTGGAGCAGATAAAGTCGTGGAAAGTGGAGGACGCAAAGCGTTTTCACGCGCGGTGCTACAGGCCCGACAACGTGGCACTCTACGTCGTAGGCGACATCGGGGGTGCCCGTGCAGAGAGCCTCGTGAGGGACCTGCTCGGCCCTGTCCAGCCCAAGAAGGATCAAGAACCGACTTGGTTCAAATTCAACGACCTCTGGAAAAACTCAGTCAGAAAAGT CTCTGCGTGGTTCCCGCCTCTTGCTCACCGGTGGCGGCagccctcttcgtcttcgcttcagCCGTCTTCTGACTCGTCTGCATCTGCTTCAGCGGCCTCTGAGGAtgcctcgtccgcgccgtCGGGCGCCACTCCCCCATCATCCCCTGTCTCTGGGGCTTCGCCCACctgttcgccttcgcttttctcttcgcggGAACTGCACGTCTGGAAGCACCCGCTCATTCAGCAGttctcgctcgtcttcctcctgaAGAAGCCGCTTCAGCCTCTCAAGACCGTACGCGACTACAAACGCCTAATTCTCCGAAAGTTAGTGCTTCAGgctctttctctgcggctgAGCGCCGcaacgcgagagcgaggcgcgaagaTTCACCAGATCGACTTGTGCGAAGTCAACAGCATCAAGGAAGGGTGCCGCGTTCTCTCCCTCGAGGTTCAGGCCGAGCAGAGAGGGGACGAATGGAAAGACGCCATCAGCACAGCGGTGCAACAG GTCCGGCGTATGGCGCGGTACGGCCTCTCCGTGTCGGAGCTGCGGAGCTTGCTGAGTACCTACAACATCAatcttcgtcgcctccgcctctcgcagcTCTCCTCGGCAGACATGGTTCGTGTGGTGATGGAGACCGCGGCCTGTCATCACACGCTCCTCCAcctggaggaggagaagcggaTCGCAATGCAGCTTCTCGGTCTCCCGGGATGCGACGGCGCTGCAAGCcctgcagccggcgaggcATCGGGGTCTCCTCCATCGCCGGCCGGCGATGCCTccgtcggcggaggcgactaCGGCGCGGGGCCGTCTGCCAGGGAagcggagctgctgcaggcgctcaacgaggaggcgcgcgacctcTGCGAGTGGATTGAAATTCGTCCCGATGAGGCGCAGAGTGGTCCGGatgtcgtcctcgcctttATGCACggccctgcggcgtcggAGCCACCtagcgcgggcgagcgggaaggcgacagcggatcgctggagaaggagcagaagaacgacggcgcagacgccagtGGCGCGGCTGGTGAGACAGCCACGTGCAGGGATATCGTCGTTCACAGAGCCGCCGACCCGGAGACTCCGGgggaagcgagagaagcaaAAGGCGTcaccgaggagaaggagaaaaaccgTGAGAGCGAATCGGCGACCGATGCCCACGACGAACCGGTTATCCCTCTGACGAAAGAGGAGATCGCAGCTGCCATCTCGCATGCCGTCCAAGAGGACATCCAGCCTCCCACGGAAGACATTCAA GGACCCGATCGACTGATGCGTgccgaagaaagcgaagctCTTTTCCGCCAGCTCTCGCAGAGCGGAAAaagcgcggaggaagcgcagcACGCGGTTGAAACACAGGACGGAAGCGAGAGTGCAGTCAGCCTTGCGGTtcaagaggcgcgcgctgtAGAGGTGCTCAGGAGCAATGTTGCCGGAGACAATGAGGGAGCCCTCGGTGAATTCTCCGCCTTTCTCCACAATAACTCCATGCGGGTGAAGTCTCTGCGGAACAAAATCAAGTTCAATGCAAAGGTCGCCGACGATGAGAAGGGCACCGCGATCAtccgtcttctgcttccAG GTGGCCGCATGAGCGCTGGCGTCGACGCCGTGGCTCTCGCAGCGCTGCGAGTGGAGGCCCGGGAGGGCCCCAGCGGCCGGAGGGtagcagacgcggagacgcagggcagcgaaggaggacACGAGGACGAGACGTCGGGAGGCAAACGGGTGCCGGACGAAATCTATTCAATTTTGGAAGCCCGTAGCCGCTGGGGAGCTGCCTTGGTTGTCGGCGCTCGCACCATGATGGAAGGCGGCGCACTCGGCGGGTTCTCCAGACAGCAGATTGAGAGCTTTTGCCAAAGAAATCTGATTG GCGTTTCCATCGACTGCTTGGACGAGTTCTTCTCGATAGAAATAAGCGTCCCCACGAACGTGGGCCGGGATTTTCCTGGCCCCGCAGGGGGTCCGATAGAGAGTGCCTTCCAGCTGCTCCGCTTGATTCTTTCGTCATTCACGTTCGAGGAGGATGCGTTTGAGCGCGCGAGACACCAAGTGCTGCTCGACCATGAACACTACACAAAGGACCTGTCG GCATACTCGATGGGCGAGCTGGTCGTTGAGATGAGCGGCAAGGATGCACGGTTCCTCTCGCTTCGTCCGCAAGTAATAAAAAGTCTCAAATTCGCTGACGTGGCCAAGGTCGTTCAGTCGCACTTCCGTAACCAGCTAAAGGCCGGGAAGATGGAGGTTAACGTCGTGGGCGACATCAGTCTGAAGAACACAGAAGCGCTGGCTGACGCTTACTTGGGAACCCTGCAAACTGTACCCGAATACACTACAGCagaagcgcagaggcgacctGAGGCTGTAGTGGGGAACGACTttccagcggcagccgcaaaTCACGAAGACGCTGAACGCCAGCGCGACGAACGTGCGACGGACGGTGACGCTGCGACGCCCAGCACAGCGACGCAGTCTGGCGACAAGCAGGATGTGCCGTTGAAGGACGGTTCACTTCTAGCTGTCTCGCCGTTCCTGCCTTTACAGCAGAGATACGCATCGTCGCTTCTGCCTGGGGACTTCCCAAGTGGGGATGAGACCCAGAAAAACACGGAGGAAGGGAGCGAACAGCCGGCGGGGGCCACGCCCAAAGGGAAGAAGCGCGTCCGAGTTCACATCATTGACTCTGATGAGCGCGCAGTGATTCATCTTGCAGGCTATGCGCCGAATCGATGGGGGGTCCTTCCTAGTGGTGCGTTGGCATGGTCGTCCTCGCGTCCCGTGTCTCTTccggcttcgccttcccactcgtctttttcttctttccatGCACAGCCGCTCCTTCCCGCAGGGTTAGCCAAAGGCTTCTGGGGGAacgccgaggcggaaggcgagcagGGACGCAGCATGCTAGCGACGGACAACGATCTCTCACGGGATCCGCGCCGGCACCCAGCGTTCGGGCGAGTCGCCCTATGGCTGCTGCAAGAAATGGTCTCAAAACGCATGTTCAGCGTG CTTCGGGAAGAGCATCGCCTCACTTACGACGCCACATTCGACTTCCTGTCGTTCGAGATTCTCCGAGGAGGTCTTTTCGTCGTGACGGTTCATACAGAGCCGCGGCTCGTGGAGGCCGTGCTGCAAGTGGCACGCATGGCGCTGAGAGACTTGGCGACCATTCGGCCTCTCCAAAGCTACCAGCTcgagagcgcgaagaagcaaaTCATTTCTCGCCACGCGCACGATCGAAAGCTAGCCAGATATTGGATGGAGCTGCTTGTCGGGCTGCAATTAGATGAT CTTCCGCGAAAGAACTTGGCTTATATTCGCGATCTCACTGCGGTCGTTGAGAGCGTCACTCTGGAGGACTTGCAGGAGATCTTCGAGTCCTTCGGGTTACGCGATGGAGACCTGTGGGAAGGCGTAGGGACGTCAGGGCCGGTTCCACCTGGACACTTCATCGGCGGCaagaaaggcgagaagaaacgcaTTTCGCTTGCGTCTCCCCTCAAACGATGA